A DNA window from Pseudomonas sp. B21-056 contains the following coding sequences:
- a CDS encoding AAA family ATPase, translating to MTSLHADEAFLGHFQLSHDPFAPRVPGFKFFPAQRKPVLGQLHHLARYSQLLLVVTGPQGSGKTLLRQALVASTNKQSVQSVVVSARGAGDAAGVLRQVAQALNLAQAEVGAILDQIVQLALTGQEVYLLVDDAEQLDESALEALLALAAGAPEGRPHVFLFGESSLIADLDQLELEEERFHIIELAPYTEEETREYLDQRLEGAGRGIELFTADQISEIHEGSGGWPGNINQVARDALIEVMIASRSAVKRPTMGFNMPKKHVLAISAVVVVAVVAAWLMPGRNKAPTTGTPANEQAQLPLGQGSPKPNGGAPAVEFAGSTQPMPLPLVGQSQPVMRGPLAEAAGGITEGDDGAAPPIDDGDTPPTVTTTAPPAGVPAGPAPTPAPAPAAKPTPAPTQVATAKPAPAPAAKPTPAPAAKPAAPAKAAGGNWYAGQAPGNYVVQILGTSSEATAQNFVKEQGGEYRYFKKVLNGKPLYVITYGSFANRDAAVSAIKALPAKVQAGKPWPRTVASVQQELAATR from the coding sequence ATGACTAGTTTGCATGCCGACGAGGCTTTCCTCGGCCATTTCCAGTTGAGTCATGACCCCTTCGCTCCACGGGTCCCGGGCTTCAAATTCTTCCCGGCCCAGCGCAAGCCGGTGCTCGGTCAGTTGCATCACCTGGCGCGCTACAGCCAGTTGCTGCTGGTGGTCACCGGACCCCAGGGCAGTGGCAAGACCTTGTTGCGCCAGGCCCTGGTAGCCAGCACCAACAAACAATCGGTGCAAAGCGTGGTGGTTTCGGCCCGTGGCGCCGGTGATGCTGCCGGTGTGTTGCGTCAGGTCGCCCAGGCGCTGAACCTGGCCCAGGCCGAAGTGGGCGCGATTCTCGACCAGATCGTCCAGTTGGCGCTGACCGGGCAGGAAGTCTATCTGCTGGTGGATGATGCCGAGCAGCTCGACGAGTCCGCGCTGGAAGCCTTGCTGGCGCTGGCGGCCGGTGCACCGGAAGGGCGTCCCCATGTGTTCCTGTTTGGCGAGTCGTCGCTGATCGCCGATCTGGACCAGCTGGAACTCGAGGAAGAGCGCTTCCATATCATCGAGCTGGCGCCCTATACCGAAGAAGAAACCCGTGAATATCTGGACCAACGGCTTGAAGGCGCGGGCCGGGGTATCGAACTTTTTACCGCCGATCAGATCTCTGAGATTCACGAAGGCTCCGGCGGCTGGCCTGGCAACATCAACCAGGTCGCCCGTGACGCCTTGATCGAAGTCATGATTGCCAGCCGCTCAGCGGTGAAGCGTCCAACTATGGGGTTCAACATGCCGAAGAAACACGTATTGGCGATTTCCGCCGTCGTCGTGGTCGCGGTCGTTGCCGCCTGGCTGATGCCGGGTCGCAACAAAGCGCCGACGACTGGCACTCCGGCCAACGAACAGGCGCAACTGCCCCTCGGCCAGGGTTCGCCGAAACCCAACGGCGGCGCGCCGGCAGTGGAATTTGCCGGCAGCACCCAGCCGATGCCGCTGCCGCTGGTCGGCCAGTCGCAACCGGTCATGCGCGGGCCCCTGGCTGAAGCCGCCGGTGGCATCACCGAGGGCGACGATGGCGCAGCACCACCGATCGACGACGGCGACACGCCGCCGACCGTAACCACCACGGCACCACCTGCGGGCGTGCCTGCCGGCCCGGCTCCGACACCCGCACCTGCTCCGGCCGCCAAGCCGACCCCGGCTCCGACCCAGGTGGCGACGGCCAAGCCTGCCCCGGCACCGGCTGCGAAGCCGACGCCAGCACCTGCCGCCAAGCCTGCCGCACCGGCCAAGGCCGCGGGCGGTAACTGGTACGCCGGCCAGGCACCGGGTAACTACGTCGTACAGATTCTCGGCACCAGCTCTGAAGCCACCGCGCAGAACTTCGTCAAGGAGCAGGGCGGCGAGTACCGTTATTTCAAGAAAGTCCTCAACGGCAAGCCGCTGTATGTCATCACCTACGGCAGCTTTGCCAACCGTGATGCGGCTGTTTCCGCCATCAAGGCCTTGCCAGCGAAGGTTCAGGCTGGTAAACCTTGGCCTCGCACTGTCGCCAGCGTCCAACAGGAACTGGCTGCAACTCGCTGA
- the gltB gene encoding glutamate synthase large subunit — translation MKAGLYQPDEFKDNCGFGLIAHMQGEPSHTLLQTAIEALTCMTHRGGINADGKTGDGCGLLIQKPDEFLRAIAQETFGVTLPKQYAVGMVFFNQDPVKAQAARENMNREILAAGLQLVGWRKVPIDTSVLGSLALARLPQIEQVFIAGEGLSDQEMAIKLFSSRRRSSVANAADTDHYICSFSNKTIIYKGLMMPADLTAFYPDLSDERLKTAICVFHQRFSTNTLPKWPLAQPFRFLAHNGEINTITGNRNWALARRTKFANDLMPDLEELGPLVNRVGSDSSSMDNMLELMVTGGIDLFRGVRMLVPPAWQNVETMDPDLRAFYEYNSMHMEPWDGPAGIVMTDGRYAVCLLDRNGLRPARWVTTTNGFITLASEIGVWNYQPEDVIAKGRVGPGQIFAVDTETGQILDTDAIDNRLKSRHPYKQWLRKNALRIQATMEDNDHGSAFYDVDQLKQYMKMYQVTFEERDQVLRPLGEQGYEAVGSMGDDTPMAVLSQRVRTPYDYFRQQFAQVTNPPIDPLREAIVMSLEICLGAERNIFQESPEHASRVILSSPVISPAKWRSLTNLDRPGFARQVIDLNYDESVGLEAAIRNVADQAEEAARAGRTQIVLSDRHIAPGKLPIHASLATGAVHHRLTEKGLRCDSNILVETATARDPHHFAVLIGFGASAVYPFLAYEVLGDLIRTGEVLGDLYEVFKNYRRGITKGLLKILSKMGISTIASYRGAQLFEAIGLSEEVCELSFRGVPSRIKGARFVDIEAEQKALATEAWSPRKPIQQGGLLKFVHGGEYHAYNPDVVNTLQAAVQQGDYGKFKEYTSLVDNRPVSMIRDLLKVKTLDTPLDISEVEPLESVLKRFDSAGISLGALSPEAHEALAEAMNRLGARSNSGEGGEDPARYGTIKSSKIKQVATGRFGVTPEYLVNAEVLQIKVAQGAKPGEGGQLPGGKVNGLIAKLRYAVPGVTLISPPPHHDIYSIEDLSQLIFDLKQVNPKALVSVKLVAEAGVGTIAAGVAKAYADLITISGYDGGTGASPLTSIKYAGAPWELGLAETHQTLRGNDLRGKVRVQTDGGLKTGLDVIKAAILGAESFGFGTAPMIALGCKYLRICHLNNCATGVATQNEKLRKDHYIGTVDMVVNFFTYVAEETREWLAKLGVRSLEELIGRTDLLDVIEGQTAKQHHLDLTPLLGSDLIPADKPQFCGVDRNPPFDKGELAEKMVDMAASAINDLSGAEFSLDICNCDRSIGARISGEIARRHGNQGMAQAPVTFRFKGTAGQSFGVWNAGGLNMYLEGDANDYVGKGMTGGKLVIVPPKGSAYKTQDSAIIGNTCLYGATGGKLFAAGTAGERFAVRNSGAHTVVEGTGDHCCEYMTGGFVCVLGKTGYNFGSGMTGGFAYVLDQDNSFVDRVNHELVEIQRISGEAMEAYRSHLQRVLNEYVEETDSEWGRELAENLDDYVRRFWLVKPKAANLKSLLSSTRANPQ, via the coding sequence ATGAAAGCAGGTCTGTACCAACCAGATGAATTCAAGGATAACTGTGGTTTTGGCCTGATAGCCCATATGCAGGGCGAGCCCAGCCATACCCTTTTGCAAACGGCCATTGAGGCCCTGACCTGCATGACCCACCGTGGTGGGATCAACGCCGATGGCAAGACCGGTGACGGCTGTGGCTTGCTGATTCAAAAGCCCGATGAGTTCCTGCGTGCCATTGCCCAGGAAACGTTTGGCGTGACCCTGCCCAAGCAATATGCCGTGGGCATGGTGTTCTTCAACCAGGACCCGGTGAAGGCCCAGGCTGCTCGCGAGAACATGAACCGCGAGATCCTGGCCGCCGGCCTGCAACTGGTTGGCTGGCGCAAAGTGCCGATCGACACCAGTGTCCTCGGTAGCCTGGCCCTGGCGCGCCTGCCGCAGATCGAACAGGTGTTCATCGCCGGTGAAGGCTTGAGCGACCAGGAAATGGCGATCAAGCTGTTCAGCTCCCGTCGTCGCTCGTCCGTGGCCAACGCCGCCGACACCGATCACTACATCTGCAGCTTTTCCAACAAGACCATCATCTATAAAGGCCTGATGATGCCGGCGGACCTCACCGCCTTTTATCCGGACCTGAGCGACGAGCGCCTGAAAACCGCGATCTGCGTTTTCCACCAGCGCTTCTCCACCAACACCCTGCCGAAATGGCCGCTCGCCCAGCCATTCCGCTTCCTCGCCCACAACGGCGAGATCAACACCATCACTGGCAACCGCAACTGGGCCCTGGCCCGTCGCACCAAGTTTGCCAACGACCTGATGCCGGACCTCGAAGAGCTTGGCCCGCTGGTCAACCGCGTGGGCTCGGACTCCTCGAGCATGGACAACATGCTCGAATTGATGGTGACCGGCGGCATCGACCTGTTCCGTGGCGTGCGCATGCTCGTTCCGCCGGCGTGGCAGAACGTCGAGACCATGGACCCGGACCTGCGCGCCTTCTACGAATACAACTCCATGCACATGGAGCCGTGGGACGGCCCGGCCGGTATCGTCATGACCGACGGCCGCTATGCCGTGTGCCTGCTGGACCGTAACGGTCTGCGCCCGGCGCGCTGGGTCACCACCACCAACGGTTTCATCACCCTGGCTTCGGAAATCGGCGTCTGGAACTACCAGCCCGAAGATGTCATCGCCAAGGGCCGCGTAGGCCCGGGCCAGATCTTTGCCGTGGACACCGAAACCGGCCAGATCCTCGACACCGACGCCATCGACAACCGTCTCAAGTCCCGTCATCCGTACAAGCAATGGCTGCGCAAGAATGCCCTGCGCATCCAGGCGACCATGGAAGACAACGACCACGGTTCGGCTTTCTATGACGTCGACCAGCTCAAGCAGTACATGAAGATGTACCAGGTGACGTTCGAAGAGCGCGACCAGGTGCTGCGTCCGCTGGGTGAGCAGGGCTACGAAGCGGTCGGTTCCATGGGCGACGACACGCCGATGGCCGTGCTGTCGCAGCGCGTGCGCACGCCTTACGATTATTTCCGCCAGCAGTTCGCCCAGGTGACCAACCCGCCGATCGACCCGCTGCGCGAAGCGATCGTGATGTCGTTGGAAATCTGCCTGGGCGCCGAGCGCAATATTTTCCAGGAGTCGCCGGAACACGCCTCGCGGGTGATCCTCAGCTCGCCGGTCATTTCCCCGGCCAAGTGGCGCTCGCTGACCAACCTCGACCGTCCGGGCTTCGCGCGTCAGGTCATCGACCTGAACTACGACGAAAGCGTCGGCCTCGAAGCGGCCATCCGCAACGTCGCCGATCAGGCTGAAGAAGCCGCGCGCGCCGGTCGCACCCAGATCGTGCTCAGCGACCGTCACATCGCACCGGGCAAGCTGCCGATCCACGCGTCGCTGGCCACCGGTGCGGTGCACCATCGCCTGACCGAAAAAGGCCTGCGTTGCGATTCCAACATCCTCGTCGAAACCGCCACCGCCCGCGATCCGCATCACTTCGCGGTGCTGATCGGTTTCGGTGCCTCGGCGGTGTATCCGTTCCTGGCCTACGAAGTGCTCGGTGACCTGATCCGTACCGGTGAAGTGCTGGGCGATCTCTACGAGGTGTTCAAGAACTATCGCCGGGGCATCACCAAGGGCCTGCTCAAGATCCTCTCGAAGATGGGCATCTCGACCATCGCCTCGTACCGCGGTGCGCAGCTGTTCGAGGCCATCGGCCTGTCCGAAGAAGTCTGTGAGCTGAGCTTCCGTGGTGTGCCGAGCCGCATCAAGGGTGCGCGTTTCGTCGACATCGAAGCCGAACAGAAAGCCCTGGCAACCGAAGCCTGGAGTCCGCGCAAGCCGATCCAGCAAGGCGGCCTGCTGAAGTTCGTCCATGGCGGCGAGTACCATGCCTACAACCCGGATGTGGTGAACACCCTGCAAGCCGCCGTGCAGCAGGGCGACTACGGCAAGTTCAAGGAATACACGTCACTGGTGGACAACCGTCCGGTGTCGATGATCCGCGACCTGCTCAAGGTCAAGACTCTGGACACGCCGCTGGACATCAGCGAAGTGGAACCCCTGGAATCGGTGCTCAAGCGCTTCGACTCCGCCGGCATTTCCCTCGGCGCCTTGTCCCCGGAAGCCCACGAAGCCCTGGCCGAAGCCATGAACCGCCTCGGTGCGCGTTCCAACTCCGGCGAAGGTGGCGAAGATCCGGCGCGCTACGGCACCATCAAGAGTTCGAAAATCAAGCAGGTTGCCACCGGCCGCTTCGGTGTGACGCCGGAGTACCTGGTCAACGCGGAAGTGCTGCAGATCAAGGTTGCCCAGGGCGCTAAGCCCGGCGAAGGCGGCCAGTTGCCCGGCGGCAAGGTCAACGGCCTGATCGCCAAGCTGCGTTATGCAGTCCCCGGCGTGACCCTGATTTCGCCGCCGCCCCATCACGACATCTACTCGATCGAAGACTTGTCGCAACTGATCTTCGACCTCAAGCAGGTGAACCCGAAGGCGCTGGTCTCGGTGAAACTGGTGGCGGAAGCCGGCGTCGGCACCATCGCCGCCGGTGTGGCGAAGGCCTATGCCGACCTGATCACCATCTCCGGCTACGATGGCGGCACCGGTGCATCGCCGCTGACCTCGATCAAGTACGCCGGCGCGCCGTGGGAACTCGGCCTGGCTGAAACCCACCAGACCCTGCGTGGCAACGACTTGCGCGGCAAGGTCCGGGTACAGACCGACGGTGGCCTGAAAACCGGCCTCGACGTGATCAAGGCAGCCATTCTCGGCGCCGAGAGCTTCGGCTTCGGCACCGCGCCGATGATCGCCCTGGGCTGCAAATACCTGCGCATCTGCCACCTGAACAACTGCGCCACCGGCGTGGCGACCCAGAACGAGAAGCTGCGCAAGGACCACTACATCGGCACCGTCGACATGGTGGTGAACTTCTTCACCTACGTGGCCGAAGAAACCCGTGAGTGGCTGGCGAAGCTGGGCGTGCGCTCCCTCGAAGAGCTGATCGGCCGTACCGATCTGCTGGACGTGATCGAAGGCCAGACCGCCAAGCAGCATCACCTGGACCTGACTCCGTTGCTGGGCAGCGACCTGATCCCGGCAGACAAGCCACAGTTCTGCGGGGTTGACCGTAACCCGCCGTTCGACAAGGGTGAACTGGCCGAGAAGATGGTCGACATGGCCGCTTCGGCGATCAACGACCTGAGCGGCGCCGAGTTCAGCCTGGATATCTGCAACTGCGACCGTTCCATCGGCGCGCGGATCTCCGGCGAAATCGCCCGCCGGCATGGCAACCAGGGCATGGCCCAGGCGCCGGTCACTTTCCGCTTCAAGGGCACTGCCGGCCAGAGCTTCGGTGTGTGGAACGCCGGTGGCCTGAACATGTACCTGGAAGGCGATGCCAACGACTACGTGGGCAAGGGCATGACCGGCGGCAAGCTGGTCATCGTTCCGCCCAAGGGCAGCGCCTACAAGACCCAGGACAGTGCGATCATCGGCAACACCTGCCTCTACGGCGCCACGGGCGGCAAGCTGTTCGCCGCCGGTACCGCGGGCGAGCGTTTTGCCGTGCGTAACTCCGGGGCCCACACCGTGGTGGAAGGCACCGGGGATCACTGCTGCGAGTACATGACCGGTGGTTTCGTCTGTGTGCTGGGCAAGACCGGTTACAACTTCGGCTCTGGCATGACCGGCGGTTTCGCCTACGTGCTCGACCAGGACAACAGCTTCGTTGACCGGGTCAACCACGAACTGGTGGAAATCCAGCGGATCAGCGGCGAGGCGATGGAAGCCTACCGCAGCCACCTGCAACGCGTGTTGAATGAGTACGTCGAGGAAACCGACAGCGAGTGGGGTCGTGAACTCGCGGAAAACCTCGATGACTACGTGCGTCGTTTCTGGCTGGTCAAGCCGAAGGCTGCCAACCTGAAGTCGTTGCTTTCCAGCACCCGTGCCAACCCGCAGTGA
- the pilQ gene encoding type IV pilus secretin PilQ, translated as MNRILTALGVSLWIALMSPMVLGASLKTLDVAALPGDRVELKLTFDGPPPTPRGYTTEQPARIALDLPGVTNQLARKTQDLGSGNARSATVVEAGDRTRLIIGLTQLVPYNARVEGNNLFVVVGKGAEPKTAAQAPRPAVAGAMPARSNAPAGRAIRGVDFQRGTQGEGNVVIDLSDPSIAPDIQEREGKIILNFARTQLPEPLRVRLDVKDFATPVQFVNASAGSDRATISIEPGGTFDYSTYQTDNKLTVSVRPMTVEDLRKRDTDRAAYNGEKLSLNFQDIEVRSVLQLIADFTNLNLVASDTVQGGITLRLQNVPWDQALDLVLKTKGLDKRKVGNVLLVAPADEIAARERQELESQKQIADLAPLRRELLQVNYAKAADIAKLFQSVTSAEAKADERGTITVDERTNNIIAYQTQDRLDELRRIVAQLDIPVRQVMIEARIVEANVDYDKSLGVRWGGSVQNQGNWNSSGVTNGSSTTIGTPGSTSTNQPFVDMGASGNTSGIGIAFITDNVLLDLELTAMEKTGNGEIVSQPKVVTSDKETAKILKGTEIPYQEASSSGATSVSFKEASLSLEVTPQITPDNRIIMEVKVTKDEPDYLNKVQEVPPIKKNEVNAKVLVNDGETIVIGGVFSNTQSKVVDKVPFLGDVPYLGRLFRRDLVSEKKSELLVFLTPRIMNNQAIAVSR; from the coding sequence ATGAACAGGATTCTTACCGCCCTCGGTGTTTCGCTATGGATAGCGCTGATGTCACCGATGGTCCTTGGGGCGAGCCTGAAGACCCTGGATGTCGCGGCGCTGCCGGGGGACCGTGTCGAGTTGAAGCTCACGTTCGACGGACCACCGCCAACGCCCCGTGGCTATACCACCGAACAGCCGGCCCGGATTGCCCTGGACCTGCCCGGGGTGACCAACCAGCTGGCGCGCAAGACCCAGGACCTTGGCAGCGGCAATGCACGCAGCGCCACCGTGGTCGAGGCGGGGGACCGCACCCGGCTGATCATCGGTCTTACCCAGCTGGTGCCGTATAACGCCCGGGTCGAGGGCAATAACCTGTTCGTGGTGGTCGGCAAGGGCGCGGAACCGAAAACCGCCGCCCAGGCCCCACGCCCGGCGGTTGCCGGTGCGATGCCGGCCAGGAGTAACGCACCGGCGGGCCGGGCCATCCGTGGCGTGGACTTCCAGCGCGGGACCCAGGGCGAAGGCAATGTCGTGATCGACCTGTCGGACCCGTCCATTGCGCCGGATATCCAGGAGCGCGAAGGCAAGATCATCCTCAATTTCGCCAGGACCCAATTGCCTGAACCGCTGCGGGTGCGCCTGGACGTCAAGGACTTCGCCACCCCGGTACAGTTCGTCAATGCCAGCGCCGGCTCCGACCGGGCCACCATCAGCATCGAGCCCGGCGGTACCTTCGATTACTCGACCTACCAGACCGACAACAAGCTGACCGTCAGTGTGAGGCCCATGACTGTAGAGGACCTGCGCAAGCGCGACACCGACCGTGCCGCCTACAACGGTGAGAAGCTGTCCTTGAATTTCCAGGACATCGAGGTGCGCTCGGTCCTGCAACTGATTGCCGACTTCACCAACCTGAACCTGGTGGCAAGCGACACGGTGCAGGGCGGTATCACCCTGCGGTTGCAGAATGTTCCATGGGACCAGGCGCTGGACCTGGTGCTGAAGACCAAGGGGCTGGACAAGCGCAAGGTCGGCAACGTCTTGCTGGTGGCCCCGGCCGATGAGATTGCCGCTCGCGAGCGCCAGGAACTGGAGTCCCAGAAGCAGATTGCCGACCTGGCCCCGCTGCGACGGGAGCTGTTGCAGGTCAACTATGCGAAGGCGGCGGACATTGCCAAGCTGTTCCAGTCGGTGACCAGCGCCGAGGCGAAGGCCGATGAGCGCGGCACGATCACGGTGGATGAGCGAACCAACAACATCATTGCCTACCAGACCCAGGACCGGCTCGACGAATTGCGCCGGATCGTGGCGCAGCTGGATATTCCGGTGCGCCAGGTGATGATCGAGGCCCGGATCGTCGAGGCCAACGTCGATTACGACAAGAGCCTGGGTGTGCGTTGGGGCGGCTCGGTGCAGAACCAGGGCAACTGGAATTCTTCCGGTGTGACCAACGGCAGCTCCACCACCATCGGCACGCCAGGCAGCACCAGCACCAACCAGCCGTTCGTCGACATGGGCGCGTCGGGCAATACCTCGGGCATCGGCATTGCGTTCATCACCGACAACGTATTGCTGGACCTGGAGCTGACGGCCATGGAGAAGACCGGCAACGGCGAAATCGTCTCCCAGCCCAAGGTGGTGACGTCCGACAAGGAGACCGCAAAAATCCTCAAGGGCACGGAGATCCCCTATCAGGAAGCCAGTTCCAGCGGTGCCACCTCGGTGTCGTTCAAGGAGGCCTCGCTGTCGCTGGAGGTGACCCCGCAGATCACCCCGGACAACCGCATCATCATGGAGGTCAAGGTCACCAAGGACGAGCCGGACTACCTGAACAAGGTGCAGGAAGTACCACCGATCAAGAAGAACGAAGTCAACGCCAAGGTGCTGGTCAATGACGGCGAGACCATTGTGATTGGCGGCGTTTTCTCAAATACTCAGAGCAAGGTTGTAGATAAGGTGCCATTTCTTGGCGATGTGCCGTATCTTGGCCGCCTTTTCCGGCGTGATCTGGTTTCGGAGAAAAAATCCGAGCTGCTGGTATTCCTCACTCCGCGTATCATGAACAACCAGGCGATTGCTGTGAGTCGTTGA
- a CDS encoding pilus assembly protein PilP — translation MKPLRCIGLLAGLVVLAGCNNDNGFGDLDAYMNEVRLRPPGKIEPTPTFKPNETFTYGASDLRSPFSRQVRVDQAERQKGSRNVRPDPNRVKQYLEGFNIEQFEMVGTIANASGSYALLRGAGGVHRLKVGDYLGRNDGRIVAISATQVDVVEIVPDGEGAWLERPRTIPLKEHS, via the coding sequence ATGAAGCCGCTCCGCTGCATTGGCCTGCTGGCCGGGCTGGTCGTACTGGCCGGCTGTAACAACGACAACGGCTTTGGTGACCTGGACGCCTACATGAACGAAGTGCGGTTGCGCCCGCCCGGCAAGATCGAGCCGACGCCGACCTTCAAGCCAAACGAAACCTTCACCTATGGCGCTTCCGACCTGCGCAGTCCGTTCTCGCGGCAGGTCCGGGTGGACCAGGCCGAGCGGCAAAAAGGCTCGCGCAATGTCCGGCCCGATCCGAACCGGGTCAAGCAGTACCTCGAAGGCTTCAACATCGAACAGTTTGAAATGGTCGGCACGATCGCCAACGCCAGTGGCTCCTATGCGCTGCTGCGCGGCGCGGGCGGGGTGCATCGGCTCAAGGTCGGTGACTATCTGGGGCGCAACGACGGGCGAATCGTCGCCATCAGTGCCACCCAGGTCGATGTGGTCGAAATCGTTCCCGATGGCGAAGGCGCCTGGCTGGAGCGACCACGGACCATTCCTTTGAAAGAGCACTCATAG
- the aroB gene encoding 3-dehydroquinate synthase — MQTLKVDLGERSYPIHIGEGLLDQPQLLAPHIAGRQVAIISNETIAPLYLERLTRSLSAFSVISVVLPDGEAFKNWETLQLIFDGLLTARHDRRTTVVALGGGVIGDMAGFAAACYQRGVDFIQIPTTLLSQVDSSVGGKTGINHPLGKNMVGAFYQPNVVLIDTATLNTLPARELSAGLAEVIKYGLICDEPFLGWLEENVDRLRALDQAALTYAIERSCAAKAAVVGADERESGVRATLNLGHTFGHAIETHMGYGVWLHGEAVAAGTVMALEMSARLGWISEQERDRGIRLFQRAGLPVVPPEEMTEADFLEHMAIDKKVIDGRLRLVLLRRMGEAVVTDDYPKEVLQATLGADYHALAQLKG, encoded by the coding sequence ATGCAGACACTAAAGGTCGACCTGGGCGAGCGCAGCTACCCGATTCACATTGGCGAAGGCTTGCTGGACCAGCCGCAACTGCTGGCGCCACATATCGCCGGGCGGCAAGTGGCGATCATCTCCAACGAAACCATCGCCCCCCTGTATCTGGAGCGCCTGACCCGCAGCCTGTCAGCTTTTTCGGTCATTTCCGTGGTGTTGCCCGACGGCGAGGCGTTCAAGAACTGGGAGACCCTGCAACTGATCTTCGACGGCCTGCTGACCGCACGGCATGACCGTCGCACCACGGTGGTGGCCCTGGGCGGGGGCGTCATCGGCGACATGGCCGGTTTTGCCGCGGCCTGCTACCAGCGCGGCGTCGATTTCATCCAGATCCCTACCACGCTGCTGTCCCAGGTCGACTCGTCGGTGGGCGGCAAGACCGGGATCAACCATCCGCTGGGCAAGAACATGGTCGGCGCTTTCTATCAGCCCAATGTGGTGCTGATCGACACGGCTACCCTCAACACCTTGCCGGCCCGCGAGCTGTCCGCAGGGCTGGCGGAAGTCATCAAGTACGGGTTGATCTGCGACGAGCCGTTCCTGGGTTGGCTTGAAGAAAATGTCGATCGCCTGCGGGCGCTGGACCAGGCCGCCCTGACCTATGCCATCGAACGCTCCTGCGCGGCCAAGGCCGCAGTGGTCGGCGCCGATGAGCGTGAATCGGGTGTACGGGCCACGCTCAATCTCGGCCACACCTTTGGCCACGCCATCGAGACCCACATGGGGTATGGTGTCTGGCTACATGGCGAGGCGGTAGCGGCCGGTACGGTCATGGCCCTGGAAATGTCCGCGCGCCTGGGCTGGATCAGCGAGCAGGAGCGTGATCGCGGCATTCGCCTGTTCCAGCGCGCCGGGCTGCCGGTGGTGCCTCCCGAGGAAATGACCGAGGCCGATTTTCTCGAACACATGGCAATCGACAAGAAAGTGATCGATGGTCGTCTGCGTCTGGTGCTGCTGCGCCGCATGGGCGAAGCGGTGGTGACCGACGATTATCCGAAAGAGGTTCTACAGGCCACGCTGGGCGCGGATTACCACGCCCTGGCTCAGCTTAAAGGTTAA
- the aroK gene encoding shikimate kinase AroK — protein MRNLILVGPMGAGKSTIGRLLAKELRLPFKDSDKEIELRTGANIPWIFDKEGEPGFRDREQAMIAELCAFEGVVLATGGGAVMREANRRALYAGGRVVYLHASVEQQVGRTARDRNRPLLRTADPAKTLRDLLELRDPLYREIADLVVETDERPPRMVVLDILERLQQLPPR, from the coding sequence GTGCGAAATTTGATTCTTGTTGGGCCGATGGGCGCTGGAAAAAGCACCATCGGCCGTTTGCTGGCCAAAGAGCTGCGCCTGCCGTTCAAAGATTCCGACAAGGAAATTGAATTGCGCACGGGCGCCAATATCCCGTGGATCTTCGACAAGGAAGGCGAACCAGGCTTTCGTGATCGCGAGCAGGCGATGATCGCCGAGCTGTGCGCATTCGAAGGTGTGGTGCTGGCTACCGGTGGCGGCGCCGTGATGCGCGAAGCCAATCGTCGGGCGCTGTATGCCGGCGGACGAGTGGTCTATCTGCATGCCTCCGTCGAACAGCAGGTCGGCCGTACCGCCCGGGACCGCAACCGTCCGTTGTTGCGTACCGCCGATCCGGCCAAGACCCTGCGGGACCTGCTGGAGCTGCGTGATCCGCTGTACCGGGAGATCGCCGACCTGGTGGTGGAAACCGACGAACGGCCTCCGAGGATGGTGGTGCTGGACATCCTCGAGCGTCTGCAGCAACTACCTCCCCGTTAA